One genomic window of Cannabis sativa cultivar Pink pepper isolate KNU-18-1 chromosome 2, ASM2916894v1, whole genome shotgun sequence includes the following:
- the LOC115721001 gene encoding receptor protein kinase CLAVATA1-like isoform X2 translates to MMLFFFLTSSPFNNILLISIFHFFSLSQGLNHLQLLLNLKTAMIGPQASHALQDWISNNPSSSSSSSFCSFSGVTCDNNQSRVTSLNITNLPLFGHLPPQIGSFTNLVNLTIAGNNLTGTLPAEMAKLNSLKILNISNNLFSGNFPGEIIRAMTELQVLDIYNNNFTGTLPTEIIGLKKLTHLGLGGNYFSGNIPENYSEIQSLKYLGLNGNSLTGNFPKSLGKLRNLEVMYVGHDNNYNGGIPPELGGMISLQILDMSNCNLTGNIPEELSQLKNLQSLFLWKNNLTGEIPPELGDLVSIQHIDLSINKLSGIIPSSFSGLKNLILLNLFSNNFFGNIPSFIGEFPNLEVFQIWDNNFTFHLPESLGRNGKLKELDVANNHLSGPIPRDLCRGGRLKTLILMQNSFTGTIPDELGHCKSLTKIRIGKNFLNGTIPVGIFNLPNVTITELNDNHLSGDLPSQISGDFLGILILSNNLFTGKISAGISKLKNLHTLLIEHNRFDGEIPSEIFTKLNLLQRINFSSNHLSGEIPVSMFRSSSLTSIDLSQNSLTGEIPKEIADVKDLSTLNISHNNLTGQIPTTSSQISFDVSYNNLSSDQVPNHYHHHKVFKSYLLTLTLIGVSALLSIMGILLITIVIVSHKLKNNKPRPWKLTTFAKSLNFNASDIIECVKEESIVGRGGAGIVYRGSMRDGCLVAIKQCRVIGGRDGGFSAEIKTLGQIRHRYIVRLLGYVSNKETNLLLYEFMENGSLGEVLHGCKRGCFLSWEMRYKIAVEAAKGLCYLHHDCCPRIIHRDVKSNNILLDSNMEAHVADFGLAKFLIDDGKSEFVSSVVGTFGYIAPEYTHTLKVDEKSDVYSFGVVLLELVTGKKPVGDELFEVGMNIVGWVREIVSDHSQQHSDYHETVVLAIMDPLLLNGDYPIASVIHIFRVAIICVSDDASTRPTMREVVYMLTNIAYLPKYHPLVC, encoded by the exons ATGATGTTGTTCTTCTTCTTAACTTCTTCACCATTCAATAACATTCTTCTCATTTCAATATTTCACTTCTTCTCACTCTCTCAAGGACTAAATCATCTTCAACTACTCTTAAATCTCAAGACTGCCATGATTGGACCTCAAGCTTCTCATGCTCTTCAAGATTGGATTTCGAATAacccatcttcttcttcttcatcatcctTCTGTTCCTTCTCCGGAGTCACGTGCGACAACAACCAGTCACGTGTTACCTCCCTCAACATCACAAACCTCCCTCTCTTCGGCCACTTGCCACCCCAAATCGGAAGCTTTAC AAACCTCGTCAACCTCACCATTGCCGGCAACAATCTCACCGGTACACTTCCGGCTGAAATGGCTAAACTCAACTCACTTAAGATTTTAAACATCTCAAACAATTTGTTCAGTGGAAACTTCCCTGGAGAAATCATTCGTGCCATGACAGAGCTTCAAGTTCTCGACATTTACAACAACAATTTCACCGGTACATTACCCACTGAGATTATCGGGCTTAAGAAATTAACCCATCTGGGTCTCGGCGGAAACTACTTTTCCGGTAATATTCCGGAAAATTATTCCGAGATTCAGAGTTTGAAATATTTGGGTCTTAACGGTAACAGTCTTACTGGTAATTTCCCGAAAAGCTTAGGTAAGTTGAGAAATCTCGAAGTAATGTATGTTGGTCACGACAACAATTACAACGGCGGAATTCCACCTGAATTGGGAGGAATGATCTCACTTCAAATACTCGACATGAGTAACTGTAATCTTACTGGAAATATACCCGAAGAACTGAGTCAATTGAAGAATTTACAGTCTCTGTTTCTATGGAAGAACAATCTCACCGGGGAAATACCACCAGAGTTGGGTGATTTAGTAAGCATTCAACATATCGATCTTTCGATCAATAAACTCAGTGGAATAATACCATCGAGTTTTTCAGGGTTGAAGAATTTGATTCTGTTGAATCTGTTCAGTAACAATTTCTTCGGTAACATTCCAAGTTTCATCGGTGAGTTTCCGAATCTTGAAGTGTTTCAGATTTGGGATAACAATTTCACGTTTCATCTTCCGGAGAGTCTTGGTAGAAATGGAAAGCTTAAGGAGCTTGATGTTGCCAACAACCATTTGAGTGGACCAATTCCACGTGATTTGTGCAGAGGTGGAAGGTTGAAGACACTTATTCTGATGCAGAACTCGTTCACCGGAACTATTCCAGATGAACTCGGGCATTGTAAATCGCTTACCAAAATCCGAATCGGTAAAAACTTTCTCAATGGAACCATTCCAGTTGGGATTTTCAATTTGCCTAACGTAACCATTACTGAACTCAATGATAATCATCTCTCCGGAGATCTTCCATCTCAAATTTCAGGTGACTTTCTCGGAATcttgattctttccaacaactTGTTCACTGGGAAAATCTCAGCTGGAATTAGCAAACTCAAGAATTTGCATACTCTGTTAATCGAACATAACAGGTTTGATGGTGAAATTCCAAGTGAAATATTCACtaaattaaacttattacaaaGAATCAATTTCAGCTCCAATCATCTTAGTGGTGAAATTCCAGTTTCAATGTTTAGATCTTCTTCTCTAACGAGCATTGATTTAAGTCAGAATAGTTTAACCGGTGAAATTCCAAAAGAGATTGCTGATGTCAAAGATCTGAGTACACTAAATATCTCACATAACAATCTCACAGGCCAAATCCCAACAACATCATCTCAAATCAGTTTTGATGTTTCATATAATAATCTCTCGAGTGATCAAGTTCCAAATCATTATCACCACCACAAAGTTTTCAAATCCTATTTACTAACTCTAACTCTGATTGGAGTGAGTGCACTATTGTCAATCATGGGAATTCTCCTAATCACCATCGTAATAGTTTCTCACAAGCtcaagaacaacaaaccaaggcCATGGAAGCTGACAACTTTCGCGAAATCGCTCAATTTCAACGCTTCAGACATTATAGAATGTGTCAAAGAAGAGAGCATAGTTGGTAGAGGTGGTGCTGGGATAGTTTACAGAGGCTCAATGCGCGACGGTTGTCTCGTGGCGATCAAACAGTGTCGGGTAATTGGTGGGAGAGATGGCGGTTTCTCAGCCGAAATTAAGACTCTTGGACAGATTAGACACAGGTATATAGTGAGGCTTTTGGGGTATGTATCGAACAAGGAGACGAATTTGTTGTTGTATGAATTTATGGAAAATGGAAGCTTGGGAGAGGTGTTGCATGGATGTAAAAGAGGGTGTTTTTTAAGTTGGGAAATGAGATATAAGATTGCAGTTGAGGCTGCTAAGGGATTGTGTTATCTTCACCATGATTGTTGTCCGAGGATTATTCATAGAGATGTTAAATCTAATAACATTCTTCTTGACTCAAATATGGAAGCTCATGTTGCTGATTTTGGGTTGGCCAAGTTTTTGATAGACGATGGAAAATCTGAATTTGTTTCTTCTGTTGTGGGCACTTTTGGTTATATTGCTCCAG AGTATACTCACACACTGAAAGTAGATGAAAAGAGTGATGTGTATAGTTTTGGTGTAGTGCTATTGGAGCTTGTGACAGGGAAGAAACCAGTTGGAGATGAGTTGTTTGAGGTTGGGATGAACATTGTTGGTTGGGTAAGGGAAATCGTATCAGATCATTCTCAACAACACTCTGATTATCATGAAACAGTAGTACTTGCAATAatggatcctcttcttcttaATGGAGATTATCCAATAGCAAGTGTCATACATATATTTAGAGTTGCAATAATATGTGTTAGTGATGATGCTTCAACTAGGCCTACAATGAGGGAAGTGGTTTATATGCTTACAAATATTGCTTACCTCCCAAAATACCACCCATTAGTGTGTTAA
- the LOC115721001 gene encoding receptor protein kinase CLAVATA1-like isoform X1 codes for MAKLNSLKILNISNNLFSGNFPGEIIRAMTELQVLDIYNNNFTGTLPTEIIGLKKLTHLGLGGNYFSGNIPENYSEIQSLKYLGLNGNSLTGNFPKSLGKLRNLEVMYVGHDNNYNGGIPPELGGMISLQILDMSNCNLTGNIPEELSQLKNLQSLFLWKNNLTGEIPPELGDLVSIQHIDLSINKLSGIIPSSFSGLKNLILLNLFSNNFFGNIPSFIGEFPNLEVFQIWDNNFTFHLPESLGRNGKLKELDVANNHLSGPIPRDLCRGGRLKTLILMQNSFTGTIPDELGHCKSLTKIRIGDFLGILILSNNLFTGKISAGISKLKNLHTLLIEHNRFDGEIPSEIFTKLNLLQRINFSSNHLSGEIPVSMFRSSSLTSIDLSQNSLTGEIPKEIADVKDLSTLNISHNNLTGQIPTTSSQISFDVSYNNLSSDQVPNHYHHHKVFKSYLLTLTLIGVSALLSIMGILLITIVIVSHKLKNNKPRPWKLTTFAKSLNFNASDIIECVKEESIVGRGGAGIVYRGSMRDGCLVAIKQCRVIGGRDGGFSAEIKTLGQIRHRYIVRLLGYVSNKETNLLLYEFMENGSLGEVLHGCKRGCFLSWEMRYKIAVEAAKGLCYLHHDCCPRIIHRDVKSNNILLDSNMEAHVADFGLAKFLIDDGKSEFVSSVVGTFGYIAPEYTHTLKVDEKSDVYSFGVVLLELVTGKKPVGDELFEVGMNIVGWVREIVSDHSQQHSDYHETVVLAIMDPLLLNGDYPIASVIHIFRVAIICVSDDASTRPTMREVVYMLTNIAYLPKYHPLVC; via the exons ATGGCTAAACTCAACTCACTTAAGATTTTAAACATCTCAAACAATTTGTTCAGTGGAAACTTCCCTGGAGAAATCATTCGTGCCATGACAGAGCTTCAAGTTCTCGACATTTACAACAACAATTTCACCGGTACATTACCCACTGAGATTATCGGGCTTAAGAAATTAACCCATCTGGGTCTCGGCGGAAACTACTTTTCCGGTAATATTCCGGAAAATTATTCCGAGATTCAGAGTTTGAAATATTTGGGTCTTAACGGTAACAGTCTTACTGGTAATTTCCCGAAAAGCTTAGGTAAGTTGAGAAATCTCGAAGTAATGTATGTTGGTCACGACAACAATTACAACGGCGGAATTCCACCTGAATTGGGAGGAATGATCTCACTTCAAATACTCGACATGAGTAACTGTAATCTTACTGGAAATATACCCGAAGAACTGAGTCAATTGAAGAATTTACAGTCTCTGTTTCTATGGAAGAACAATCTCACCGGGGAAATACCACCAGAGTTGGGTGATTTAGTAAGCATTCAACATATCGATCTTTCGATCAATAAACTCAGTGGAATAATACCATCGAGTTTTTCAGGGTTGAAGAATTTGATTCTGTTGAATCTGTTCAGTAACAATTTCTTCGGTAACATTCCAAGTTTCATCGGTGAGTTTCCGAATCTTGAAGTGTTTCAGATTTGGGATAACAATTTCACGTTTCATCTTCCGGAGAGTCTTGGTAGAAATGGAAAGCTTAAGGAGCTTGATGTTGCCAACAACCATTTGAGTGGACCAATTCCACGTGATTTGTGCAGAGGTGGAAGGTTGAAGACACTTATTCTGATGCAGAACTCGTTCACCGGAACTATTCCAGATGAACTCGGGCATTGTAAATCGCTTACCAAAATCCGAATCG GTGACTTTCTCGGAATcttgattctttccaacaactTGTTCACTGGGAAAATCTCAGCTGGAATTAGCAAACTCAAGAATTTGCATACTCTGTTAATCGAACATAACAGGTTTGATGGTGAAATTCCAAGTGAAATATTCACtaaattaaacttattacaaaGAATCAATTTCAGCTCCAATCATCTTAGTGGTGAAATTCCAGTTTCAATGTTTAGATCTTCTTCTCTAACGAGCATTGATTTAAGTCAGAATAGTTTAACCGGTGAAATTCCAAAAGAGATTGCTGATGTCAAAGATCTGAGTACACTAAATATCTCACATAACAATCTCACAGGCCAAATCCCAACAACATCATCTCAAATCAGTTTTGATGTTTCATATAATAATCTCTCGAGTGATCAAGTTCCAAATCATTATCACCACCACAAAGTTTTCAAATCCTATTTACTAACTCTAACTCTGATTGGAGTGAGTGCACTATTGTCAATCATGGGAATTCTCCTAATCACCATCGTAATAGTTTCTCACAAGCtcaagaacaacaaaccaaggcCATGGAAGCTGACAACTTTCGCGAAATCGCTCAATTTCAACGCTTCAGACATTATAGAATGTGTCAAAGAAGAGAGCATAGTTGGTAGAGGTGGTGCTGGGATAGTTTACAGAGGCTCAATGCGCGACGGTTGTCTCGTGGCGATCAAACAGTGTCGGGTAATTGGTGGGAGAGATGGCGGTTTCTCAGCCGAAATTAAGACTCTTGGACAGATTAGACACAGGTATATAGTGAGGCTTTTGGGGTATGTATCGAACAAGGAGACGAATTTGTTGTTGTATGAATTTATGGAAAATGGAAGCTTGGGAGAGGTGTTGCATGGATGTAAAAGAGGGTGTTTTTTAAGTTGGGAAATGAGATATAAGATTGCAGTTGAGGCTGCTAAGGGATTGTGTTATCTTCACCATGATTGTTGTCCGAGGATTATTCATAGAGATGTTAAATCTAATAACATTCTTCTTGACTCAAATATGGAAGCTCATGTTGCTGATTTTGGGTTGGCCAAGTTTTTGATAGACGATGGAAAATCTGAATTTGTTTCTTCTGTTGTGGGCACTTTTGGTTATATTGCTCCAG AGTATACTCACACACTGAAAGTAGATGAAAAGAGTGATGTGTATAGTTTTGGTGTAGTGCTATTGGAGCTTGTGACAGGGAAGAAACCAGTTGGAGATGAGTTGTTTGAGGTTGGGATGAACATTGTTGGTTGGGTAAGGGAAATCGTATCAGATCATTCTCAACAACACTCTGATTATCATGAAACAGTAGTACTTGCAATAatggatcctcttcttcttaATGGAGATTATCCAATAGCAAGTGTCATACATATATTTAGAGTTGCAATAATATGTGTTAGTGATGATGCTTCAACTAGGCCTACAATGAGGGAAGTGGTTTATATGCTTACAAATATTGCTTACCTCCCAAAATACCACCCATTAGTGTGTTAA